TCTAAACAGTTGAGTATAAGCTGCTGGTATCAGTTCAACAGCTTATAACAGCCTCCTTAACTGTTGAGTATTTTTCAATTACAAAAATGCATCTCAATTACACTAAATGCATCTCTCAGTCCTCCTCTGGCCATCCTCTTGAATTAGCAACATGCCCAAAATGACCACAAAAAGTTTCTTGCTTATCAAATTGTGGCACCAAATGCAAATTACCAAGCACATCAAACCTTTTtgaatcatatacagtacaccagaATTTACAGGCTCCTTGAAATACTCAGTATCTGCAGAACCTGACAGTTTACAATAATTGCTTTACCTTCTTAActccagtttttcttttttaaaagagtTTTATACTTTTCCTTTTGATGCTCAAAATTTACCCCAGTTACCACACACATCCTAAGCAGACTATGCTAAAAGACCTACAGTCAGAAGTGGGGCATCAGACTGAGAGTTCAGAGGGTAGAGAGTGATGAAGGAGTGATCTGATTGTCGTCCAATAGTCGGCTATACTGTATGAGAAAAGTGTGTTTCATTAgcacacataaataaaatcttaaatttaataaatgtactcTTAAATGCAATTTTCGGTAAATTAAGTAATCTTCACTAAAGTTTATGATGGAAAGTCTGTTGgcatattttataacatcttaTAGTTGTCAGAAGAAGCGATTGGGCTATGTTTAATGACAGTCCTAATATCTTCTGTTTCTGTCTGATCCAGGATCATTCTGGGAAAGAATTAACTAACACCTGGTTGTgttattttgacccagcagTTTATTCTTTAAAGAATTTCTTGATTCTTCACTTCTGACTGGATCATCATCTGAGCACTCAGTACTCATGTGAATTAACTTTTTTAGTAATTTGTGAAAGgagcaaatatattttattgttcaaATGAAATGCTATCAGGGTGTGGGGTTAAATGGTAAAACCCCAAAAATTCTGGGTTAAATGGTAAAACCCAGCACTTTGGACAAAACAACCCAGCGCATGTTCTGGTCAATAGTGACCCAATAGTGGGCTAGGTTATGGTTGGGttgttttttaacccagcagttTTTAGAGTGTATTGAGGATAACATATTGTGAAGTTTGCAAGGATCTTAACAAGTCACATGGGAATTTGAAGAGAAGGGCAAGAGAAGGTAAGAGACAAAATCTGCATCAAACTGTGATTTCTTCCATCCTCTCTCCGCATGTTTTGATTCTCTTTTGTCATTGCATAATACCGtggatagccaaggagcaggacaagacatCTTGTCCTCTAGTTATTTTAGTAATTGTATTTTACTTATAGTTTAGTTATTTACACTTCCAGAACATCAGGTTCTAACTCCTCTCCAAACGTAATGATTATTTATGTGGCTACAAGGTCAGTTTGTTTTCTAAATGACTGTTGGTTTAATAAGATGTATCAAGCAGCTTGAAAGTTACAGCATTTTTTTGGACAGAAACCTGTATTTTGGATACAGTTATTTGTTGGATTTCTTCTCTGACTGTGGCTTGTTGTCAAGAAACCCCCCAATTTTCAATTTCTTTACCAGAGTTAAAGAACAGCTCGGTGAAATGTCTATGGGTCTTTCAAGAGCTCAAAGACTCATTGGGTAGTTATACACAGACACTAATTACATTCAAACAAGTTGTAGGAGCTTACCCATAgccatatatatacacacacacacacactacatctttttctatatgtactgtatagttttactgtttaatacaaaggaatatacagtaggaaGCTGTTTGCCAAGACAGTATGATGCAATTTATGGCGAGCAAACCAAGATGTACTAACTACCAAGGTGAGGGATACCAGTCTAACTGCAGAGCTGATTAATAATTGATAATGATAATTGAGATATGAGTAGGGATTCACTGACCGAGCGAGCATTGACCCCAACATATTTATCAAACATTTAAAGCAcagaaaagtttctttttttctgtttttaaaacatttttgatatTCTTATATAAAgaagggaagaagaaaaggaatcAAGTATTTTGTATAGCAGTGCAACAGCCCaccatgtaaataataataaaaaatatataataaaaaaaatatatacagtatattatacattatagtatatatacacctcTGGAATTCACCCCTGCCGGGAATTCTGTCTCTTTTCAGAGAGCCAGATCATTTGCCCCAGCTTAGCAATAACAGGCATCACTTTTGACTCCCAATCGACTCAAAATTCATCCCAATTAAACAATGTTTTGACCAATGACTTGTAATTCAATGTAATTATGCatgtaataaaaatactatTTGGACAGAGTGAGGTTctttttccaaaaataaattataggCAAACACATGCCCCTGTTAGGCATATATTATTTTCAAGTTAGACCTGGCacctttttataaataaaaccacCAAATAAATCTTAGTGCaaattgtaaatgtaagtgtttgTACTGAAATGTTTTTAAGAGCATTCGCCTCTGAGGGCCTTGGTCTTATCTATATCTTGACAGAGGTATTATCTAATCACACTAATAGTGGGGTAGATGTTCAAGGAGGTGTGTACAGGGCACTGATTGCATAAATCAGTCTTGAGGAGTTGTAGTCAATGATAGTGGCAACAGTCAGCTCAGAGACTGGTGAGAATCTCAAAGGAAATACAAAAACaggtgaagtgttttattctaatctttttcataaatataattacttAAACATTGCTCCTGTCTAATGATTCAGCCAATATAGATTTTAGTGTCAAGTTTACTAAATAAGTGAGTTATGTTATAACAAAAGATAACCATAGCaagtattttataatttatttgtaattggTAATTCATTTGTTGTTCTCTTAGTAAATGGTACAATACcaatttctttttagattttgtgttaAAGAAAGTGTTGTGTCATTATCTCTGTCTGTCAATTTTGCCTCAAGAGAAGCTTTTACAAACAGGATTTAATACATAAAATCTGATTTAACATTTTGCATGATGCTGGTGTTTGTGTCCATAGTCAGGGATTCTGAACATGAAGAAAAGTAATCTGAGCACAGATCCTGAACATATGAGATATGAAATATCTCATGATGAAGGTAGGGCCTCCGCATTTCCAAAGTTTTGTACTTTTCAAAACTATACGtattatataacaataataatgcatgtgatattttcttttcatatagCAGCCACTAAGAGTATGTAAGTATGAGGCTTTTACTATACCTGATGTTTGTatatacacttaaaaaaaaaaaagttaattcaaTACATAAAGATAATTAACAGAATTCTTTGATTTAGGGTACTACATGTTTGTCCAGAGCCAATTAAATAACACTTACTGTATGGGTTGTTTAAAAGTATATGACTGGCCAATGCTAACAAtatattatttgttatattaatatgaattaatattaattgttatattattcattGTTATAATCTTCACATTTTAAGAACTGGTGGTGTCAAAAAAGAAGAGAAGGCCCTGGCTGTTGGTTTTTTCCAGTTGTTTCGCTTTGCCACATGGCTAGATATTGTCATGATGGTCGTTGGAGGACTGTGTGCACTTAGCCATGGTGCGGCCTCTCCTCTCATGCTGCTAGTCTACAGCATGATGACTAACGTCTTTGTTGCCTATGAGTTAGAGATTCAGGAACTTGCTGATCCCAACAAAATGTGCATTAATAACACAGTCACCTGGACTAATGGGACTGTTGCAAAGCAGGAAGATAATACCACTGTGCATTGTGGGTAAGTGGTGAATACCAGACTACAGATTTGTTAAAATCAAGCTAGCAAGTTGATgaaaatacaatattattagtaaattaaattatactAATTATTGAAtggcaaataaatgtattgtaaataatgaactgctctttatttccttttcacAGTGTAGATATTGAGGCACAGATGACCATGTTTGCTTATTATTATGTTGGGATTGGAGTGGGGGTGTTAATTCTTAGTTATTTTCAGGTATACATGTAAGATTattcacataataataataataataataataataataataataataattattattattattattattaggtacAGAACTCTGAAATCAATAGTCTGTATCTTCTCCCTATTTCAGATTGCTCTGTGGGTTTCTGCAGCTTCAAGGCAGACTCAGAGAATCCGAAAAACATACTTCAGGAAGATCATGAGCATGGAAATTGGATGGTTTGATTGTAATTCGGTTGGAGAGCTGAACACAAGAATATCTGAGTAATTTAATATTTCCTTATTTAGGCATTCAGACAGATTGAATGATCAGAACATGACCACAAAAATCAAGTTTAATACTACCTTTTCAGACAATTATGGGAAAACAATTAATGACTTTGGCATTTGGAACTACTTTGGCATTTGGAACTTTGCCCCACatgcattttttccccaattGCACATGACAGCAGAAGCTTTGTACAACTTACCAAAgaattaaacatacagtaggataTTGTCTGCAGAGAGGAAGAGATGTAAAGTTGGGCTAAAAACATTTTACCCTATGTTTATATTGGtatttttattgtctttctACATGAGGTAATATATGGAGATTGTTCATCATGCATAAAGGAAAATAGCAGTATTAATGgatcagatgattttattatgtttttacaccaaGAAACCATTGAATTAAAAGAGAGGATACTTGAGCATGACTTTGTCTGTCTAATGATTCTCATTGTGCATTTTGTTTCAGTGATATAAACAAAGTCAACAATGCAATAGCAGATCAAGTAGCCATATTTATTGAAAGAATctctacatttatttttggttttctgGTGGGCTTTTTTGGAGGATGGAAGCTGACACTGGTGGTGATCGCAGTAAGCCCTCTAATAGGATTGGGAGCAGGACTTATGGCCATGGTGGGTTGTTCAATTAAATACAGGACAGTTTTGAATATGCATTTTGTATCATTGTAACATTCATGAACTATGTGTTTGCAGGCAGTTGCTAGACTGACAGGTCGTGAGTTGCAGGCCTATGCCAAAGCAGGTGATATAGCTGATGAAGTCCTCTCTGCCATCAGAACAGTTGCAGCATTTGGAGGAGAGGAAAAGGAGACAGAAAGGTATGGTGTTTCAACTGacaaatgaaaattttaaatgatttcccACTATGATTATTCCTACACTAATACCCCATTTCATGAGGCATATCAATAAGCATATGGTATGAGTACATTGTCTTATCTGCAGATATGACAAGAACCTTGAGGAAGCTCAGACTTGGGGCGTAAAGAAAGGAACAATCATTGGTGTATTTCAGGGTTATCTGTGGTTCATCATCTTCCTTTCTTATGCTCTTGCATTCTGGTATGGATCCAAACTTGTCATTGAAACACAGGAGCTCACACCTGGAACTCTCATTCAGGTATAAGGAGTTTACAAAAAATGTACTATAAAGCCAAATCAAAACACTGCAATGtcaccttttttcccccctcatactgtatatcaagtcAAGCGTTGTTTGCATGTCTACAGGGTAGAAATTTATGCTAACAAGCCAGTTCAGTGTGATTTTTAGATATAAATGTCAatgtttatcatttaaattgattgaaaacacacacatttacaaagGCAGTAATTTAACATGATGAATCCATTTAGCTAAATGTTTACAACACAAACAGTAATTAAAATTTGGAATCAAGTTGCGAGTCCTAGAGCTGTACGTTGGCACCGCACCACTGTGCGATTTTCATTAacctactgtaaatactgtatgtttttatgtaaaagGTTGGCAAAAGATGAGCATATATTGTATTTTCAGGTATTCTTTGGCGTCCTTATGGGAGCCATAAACCTAGGTCAAGCCTCTCCATGTCTAGAGGCCTTTGCTTCTGGTCGTGCTGCAGCTAAGAGCATCTTTGAGACAATTGACAGGGTAAAAGCACAGTGACAGAATAGATATGTTCATGTTCACAAAAAGAAACAAGTTATAATATTATGGCTATATAGGATAATGACATTGCCAACGTTTCTCCTCACACAGGATCCCAAAATTGATTGTTTCTCTGAAGAAGGGCACAAGTTAGAGAAAGTGAAAGGTGACATTGAATTCCACAGTGTTCAGTTCAACTATCCCTCCAGACCCGAAGTAAAGGTTAGATTCtagcaaaaatttttttacattttgacaatTTCTTTTACAATATTAACATgtggagcatgattagctacaATGCGTGCgtgcttgcgtgtgtgtgtgtgtgtgtgtgtgtgtgtatactgtacacacacacacacacacacatacatatacatatatatatatatatatatatatatatatacacacacacacacacacatacacacacacagtatatacagtacacatacacacatattgaACTGCGTTTCTATTTTTCAGATTTTAGATACTTTAGACTTACAAGTTAAAGCTGGGGAGACTACAGCATTTGTTGGACCTAGTGGATCTGGAAAAAGTACAGCAGTTCAGCTTATTCAGAGATTTTATGATCCTCAACAAGGAATGGTAATTCACACTTTTTTAATGGATACATTCATATGAGTGATAAATTctcatataatatacagtatatgcaagtACGAAGAAAAAGCATATTGTAAGCTGAACTGTCATCTCACTTACTGTAGGTCACCCTGGATGGCCATGATCTTCGAAGTCTGAACATCCAGTGGCTGCGTTCATTGATAGGCATTGTAGAGCAGGAACCAGTTCTCTTTGCCACAACTATAGCAGAGAACATCCGTTACGGCCGACCAGGAGTCAGCATGGAGGAGATTATACAGGCTTCTAAAGAAGCGAATGCTTATAACTTTATTATGGACCTACCACAGGTACATAGTCAATCGCACAGGATAACATCACAGTTAATATGGTAGTTTATGTGCAAAGTAACAAATAGATTGAGAAAATTGTTAGTTACGTGTCTTCCTTGTACATTTCTCTAATCAAAATTATTTTccatgtttaagtttttttgtaataacagAATTTCATGTCTAGTGTTGaaaccaaaagtaaaaaaaaatctgtttaaaattattacTTTTCATAAAATAGATTTTGTTTCAATTTTGTAAAGAAATGGGAAAGAGATCACTTTTTATTGAAATGCTGATTTTATAATGTAGAATTTTGATACACCGGTTGGAGAGGGTGGAGGTCAGATGAGCGGTGGGCAGAAGCAGAGGATTGCTATTGCTCGAGCTCTGGTCAGAAACCCTAAAATCCTTTTGCTGGACATGGCAACCTCAGCCCTGGACAATGAGAGTGAAGCTATAGTGCAGGAGGCACTAGACAAGGTAGTATCTGTGGTTTGGttagttaatttgtttaaaggaTTATTGTTTTGGTATTGACAAAATGTTTGTTTGCCAGGCCCGTGTTGGCAGAACTACCATCACTATCGCTCATCGTCTGTCTACAATCCGTAATGCTGATGTGATTGTGGGTTTTGAACATGGCCGTGCAGTGGAGAGGGGCACACACAAAGAATTAATAGATAGACAGGGAGTCTATTTCACTCTTGTTACACTCCAGGAGCAAGGACGCATTAATCCGCTAACAGCAAAAAGTAAGTTTATCATATATGTGATTTCTGGTCTGTGATATATTATTTTTGCTGTCGTTGTGGTCttggtggtggtgctggtggtATAAGTCTAGTTGGTTCTCTTGGTACTCCATTTAGCATCTGAAGGAAGCAGTTTTGAGGATGATAAAATTGAGCGGATAACAAGTTTCAGCAGAGGAAGCTATAAGTCAAGTTTAAGGTACAAAACAATCAAAgataatgatttattaaaactttagaTGTCGAAAGTAGCTCCCTTGTCGCAGATTGTCTTTAATTTTAAACTTGGTCCAAATGTCTGCAGGCAATCCTTGCGAATGAGGTCACTGTCTCAAATGTCAAGCAACTTTGTTGAGGCTATATctggaaaaattaaatttgacaCTGGCAGCATTAAAATGACAACACTGACAGAAGGAAAGGTATGCATTAAAAACTTAAGCGAAATACATTTGTGAGGAATTTTTGCattacttcatttatttattaatattaatattaataatattatagaaATTTGATGATGTAGAAGAGATTGAATCAGCACCAGTGGCTCGAATTCTAAAGTACAACCAGCCTGAATGGCCCTATATGGTGTTCGGCTCTTTAGGAGCAGCCTTAAATGGAGCCGTCAACCCCACGTATGCCCTCTTATTCAGCCAAATCATAGGGGTAAGTGACCATGTAAATTCTTGGAAAGAACATTTTGTGTTTGCTGTAAGCTTTGGCACTCCTGTGAATTAAGTAAATAGTAATATCTTGTTTTTCATGCAGACGTTTGCTATCAGAAACTTGGATGAACAAAGAGAACAAATTAATGggatttgtgttctttttgtctCTGTGGGAGTTATGAGTTTCTTCTCACAGTTCCTGCAAGTATGGTTCTTTTTacattcatatactgtaataaatacaTACTTTTAAAGTACGTacacatttttgcatttatgtattttattatatcataaATTAGGTCTGATTTTCTGgggtgtgtttattttacagggGTATGCCTTTGCGAAGTCTGGTGAGCTACTGACTCGCAGGTTAAGAAAGACTGGTTTCCAGGCTATGCTTAGACAGGAAATCGGATGGTTTGATGATCCTGCCAACAGCCCTGGGGCTCTTACCACGAGATTGGCTACTGATGCATCCATGGTGCAAGGGGTTAGTATGGCTGTAAAATATCTTGCAAATTATTGAGTGTAAAGCATGGGTTAGGCAAGGTAGACCGGCTTTGTGCATAATGTTTGCACTGCAACAGAGTCCCTGGTAACAtcgtttttaaagaaaaacgtATAATTTCCAAAACCTAATGATCATACTGTACTTATGCCTTACTAAGTCATACCCACAAAAATAACGTCCCACACATTAGTGACCTGTGTCCATGCCTTATATTAATGTCACCATCATGGTGCCATACAACATATTACAGGttacaatattttatgtttcagGCTACTGGTTCTCAGATTGGCATGATTGTGAACTCTTTGACAAACATTGGAGCTTCATTAATCATTGCATACTCCTTCAGCTGGAAGTTAAGTTTAGTGGTAACGTGCTTTCTTCCTCTTATTGGCCTCTCTGGAGTCTTCCAAGCTAAAATGTTGACTGGTTTCGCTAATGAGGACAAGAAAGCACTGGAGATGGCAGGAcaggtaaatataaataatgaatagaacttttaatttactttatcagacttcacattttattttttacagagctTCACGTTTCATCCATTGACAAAATTTTGTTTGCCAGGCCTGTGTTGGCAGAACTACCAtcactaatacagtatatataaccaGAAATAACCAGAACCAATACTGGGGAACATAGaaaaatacaatgttttattagtttttactaATTTAATTAGTGTTTTTTGTCACTGCACAAACAGTTTTTATAGTGTTAATATCTTATTGGTTTTGCCTTAATAGGGACAATTAAGGCAAAACTTTtgattatttgtatattatattgGTTGCTCTATCTGATCCTACAGGTATCCAGTGAAGCTATGGCCAACATCAGGACTGTTGCAGGCCTGGCAAAAGAGAAACAGTTTGTGGCTCTATATGAGCAGCAGCTTGATGCACCTTACAAAGCAGCCAAGAAGAAGGCTAACATCTATGCCATCTGCTTTGCCTTTGCGCAATGTGTTATCTTCATGGCAAATGCAGCCTCATTTAGATATGGTGGCTATTTGGTTAGTTTTGAGGGACTGCACTACGTGGTTGTTTTCAGGTGAGCTCTAATTAATATTAACGATATACATGCTGGCGGTTGTAGTAACTAAGGAAGCAAGTATAGTTAATGTGGACTTAAATATTGttcataattaatataataaaaggcataaaatactatatatacactgtatgtataaaatcaaatatgtttattaaagatATGTGTTTAATCTCCTAGAGTAATTACTGCCCTTGTAACCAGTGGCACAGCTCTTGGAAAAGCTTCATCTTTCACTCCAGACTATGCCAAAGCCAAAATTGCTGCTTCCCAGTTCTTCAGATTTCTTGACAGAGTCCCTAAAATCAGCACTAGTCAGCTGGAGGGAAGAAGATGGGTAAGAAATATAGAGATGgtatacagtattgtatatGGAGAAGCGatgttttatatatgtgtgtattctTAATATGCTTTGGGAGCTTATAGGTTAATAACCAATTGAAAATTTTTCATGTACATAcctaaatataatatacatagaTGCCTTAACTTAGACATGGCATTAATTTAGGTCCTTTCCCAATGCAAGGGTAGAAAGTGGCTGtgccccttttttttaaataataaataatgtgctGTAGATGGTATATAAGTACAAGTACAATAGTACAAGTGTGTGTAATCAGTAGCTGAATGATTGTGAGAATGGGAGTTGCAGTCCACTTTGGCCTTGTTTAAAGGCGGCTGTTCTCTGGAAACTGGTGTCTGGTGTAGATACCAATGTAGATCTGACACTAGTCATGTTATGCcattatgtactgtaatatataaaGTACTGTCCTCTTTTTTCTGTTGTAGGATAACTTTAAGGGTAGAATTGAGTTCAAAAACTGCAGGTTCACCTATCCAAGCCGGCCTAATATCCAGGTGCTAAGAGGATTAGATGTGGAAGTAAGTCCTGGCCAAACTCTTGCTTTTGTGGGT
The DNA window shown above is from Clarias gariepinus isolate MV-2021 ecotype Netherlands chromosome 5, CGAR_prim_01v2, whole genome shotgun sequence and carries:
- the abcb11a gene encoding bile salt export pump — protein: MKKSNLSTDPEHMRYEISHDEAATKSITGGVKKEEKALAVGFFQLFRFATWLDIVMMVVGGLCALSHGAASPLMLLVYSMMTNVFVAYELEIQELADPNKMCINNTVTWTNGTVAKQEDNTTVHCGVDIEAQMTMFAYYYVGIGVGVLILSYFQIALWVSAASRQTQRIRKTYFRKIMSMEIGWFDCNSVGELNTRISDDINKVNNAIADQVAIFIERISTFIFGFLVGFFGGWKLTLVVIAVSPLIGLGAGLMAMAVARLTGRELQAYAKAGDIADEVLSAIRTVAAFGGEEKETERYDKNLEEAQTWGVKKGTIIGVFQGYLWFIIFLSYALAFWYGSKLVIETQELTPGTLIQVFFGVLMGAINLGQASPCLEAFASGRAAAKSIFETIDRDPKIDCFSEEGHKLEKVKGDIEFHSVQFNYPSRPEVKILDTLDLQVKAGETTAFVGPSGSGKSTAVQLIQRFYDPQQGMVTLDGHDLRSLNIQWLRSLIGIVEQEPVLFATTIAENIRYGRPGVSMEEIIQASKEANAYNFIMDLPQNFDTPVGEGGGQMSGGQKQRIAIARALVRNPKILLLDMATSALDNESEAIVQEALDKARVGRTTITIAHRLSTIRNADVIVGFEHGRAVERGTHKELIDRQGVYFTLVTLQEQGRINPLTAKTSEGSSFEDDKIERITSFSRGSYKSSLRQSLRMRSLSQMSSNFVEAISGKIKFDTGSIKMTTLTEGKKFDDVEEIESAPVARILKYNQPEWPYMVFGSLGAALNGAVNPTYALLFSQIIGTFAIRNLDEQREQINGICVLFVSVGVMSFFSQFLQGYAFAKSGELLTRRLRKTGFQAMLRQEIGWFDDPANSPGALTTRLATDASMVQGATGSQIGMIVNSLTNIGASLIIAYSFSWKLSLVVTCFLPLIGLSGVFQAKMLTGFANEDKKALEMAGQVSSEAMANIRTVAGLAKEKQFVALYEQQLDAPYKAAKKKANIYAICFAFAQCVIFMANAASFRYGGYLVSFEGLHYVVVFRVITALVTSGTALGKASSFTPDYAKAKIAASQFFRFLDRVPKISTSQLEGRRWDNFKGRIEFKNCRFTYPSRPNIQVLRGLDVEVSPGQTLAFVGSSGCGKSTSVQLLERFYDPDNGQVMIDGHPSQEINVPFLRSQIGIVSQEPVLFDCTIAENIKYGANSQSITMDEVIEASKKAYLHDFVMSLPDKYETYVGAQGSQLSRGEKQRIAIARAIIRNPKILLLDEATSALDTESEKTVQAALDEARCGRTCIVIAHRLSTIQNADIIAVMSQGIIIEKGTHDELMAKIGAYHKLVTTGAPIS